The Curtobacterium poinsettiae DNA segment CCACGCTCGTCCGGCCGGTGCTCGCCCTGCCCGAGACGAAGTCGCTGTCGAGTGCGATCGCGGACATGCGCACCGACGGCCACCAGATCGCCCTCGTGGTCGACGAGTACGGCGGCAGCGCCGGCATGGTCACGCTCGAGGCGCTGCTCGAGGACCTCGTCGGCCGCATCCGCGACGAGTGGGACTCCACCGAGTACGACGAGTCGGTGCTCGCGCACGACGGCGTCGACGGAGCCACGGTGCTCGAGGACCTGGCTGCGGACGGCGGCCCGGTCCTGCCGGACGGCGACTACGAGACCGTGGGAGGGCTCGTGCAGGTGCAGCTGGACCGCGTCCCCGAGGTCGGTGACGTCGTCCTGGCTGGCGGCCACCGCCTCGAGGTGACCGCCATGGACGGTCACCGCGTCGCGCGGGTGCGCATCGGGTCCGACGCCGCGCCCTGACCGCGCCCCCCAGCGGAGGAAGCCCGTGGCGGCAGGCGGTCGCAACACCCCGCGGGACGCCGGCGAGCGGTCACAGGCCGTCGTCTGCGGCGCCACCAGCCGACAGGTCGCGACCAGACGGCGGGCGGCACGCGACGTGTCGCGACCGGTCGGGCACGGCCGGTCACGCAACGGAACGCGACCAGACGGCGTACGGGAGGCGCGTGGCGGGGCCGCCCCGCGCCTCCCGTCCGCTCCGGGCGGTCGCAACACGCCGCCAGACGCCGACGCGCGGTCACAGGCCGTCGCCTGCGGCGCCACCAGCCGACAGGTTGCGACGGGACGGCGCACGGCACGCGACGTGTCGTGACCAGTCAGAGACGGCCGGCGGCCCCGCCGCGGCCCTCCCGCCTGCCGGATGCACGGCACGGGCACGTACGCTCGTCGCATGGGTATCGACGTGCGCAACGAGATCCGCGACTTCCTGTCCTCCAGGCGGGCGCGGCTCACCCCCGAGCAGGTCGGCATGCCGTCGTTCGGCGGCGGGGTCCGACGCGTGCCCGGGCTGCGTCGGCACGAGGTCGCCATGCTCGCCGGCGTCAGCGTCGACTACTACACGCGGCTCGAACGCGGCTCGCTCAAGGGCGTCTCGGACAGCGTCCTCGAGGGCCTGGCGAGCGCCCTGCAGCTCGACGAGGACGAGCGTGCGCACCTGTGGGACCTCACGCGCCTGGCGAACTCCGGCGCGAAGGTCATGCACCGGAACGTGCCGACCCGCGTGCGCCCGGGAGTGCAGCGACTGCTCGACGCGATCACCGGTGCGCCGGCCTGGGTGCGGAACGAGCGCGGGGACGTCGTCGCGACGAACGAGCTCGGCCGTGCGCTCTACGCACCGATGTTCGCCGGCCCCGGACGCCCGGTGAACACCGCACGCTTCACGTT contains these protein-coding regions:
- a CDS encoding helix-turn-helix transcriptional regulator — translated: MGIDVRNEIRDFLSSRRARLTPEQVGMPSFGGGVRRVPGLRRHEVAMLAGVSVDYYTRLERGSLKGVSDSVLEGLASALQLDEDERAHLWDLTRLANSGAKVMHRNVPTRVRPGVQRLLDAITGAPAWVRNERGDVVATNELGRALYAPMFAGPGRPVNTARFTFLDPAARDFFPDWAQTAKDAVAVLRTAAVSNPCEPGLITLVGELSTRSEEFRGWWAAHDVRMQRTGKKRIDHPIVGELRLSYEALDLVADPGLTLFSYSAEPGSESERSLALLGSWAATERAEQYAALRESASESESVD